One genomic window of Cercospora beticola chromosome 5, complete sequence includes the following:
- a CDS encoding uncharacterized protein (BUSCO:EOG09260A6Q) → MPSTSPGTAPTAFAEILPGTPTESLQATTIFVYRFKRYIAYISGQQLNILSGPSTLVQALTFPHELVAVAADAKSGKLLVAGKKQAWILEPVAEGWTRLWWEKALLLRHKSGEEETWSICWSNEGEALLAGNTSITLFSTLPTSRTSSPRTSAVDDVTVEERRPLWSKPVARPVQQAACSPSSTLIATRARYDRLVKIWRRLSFEEGLFDHTYLPHPAVVTHLEWRPLDEHSDIRRGSAISRRHDEEHEVLFTVAADGVLRIWRTGGTHELDVLVLHTSIDLVAAIPDSPSISASGKQFVTKPPRCVVILPSDQFSAALNAAIGLSLDNKISHAKELMKELVSKELDVIIVLDGQGRMSAWGLHSVGHKRRPGTPTAVQPFHIAHTEGLPLRLPPDTPALPFAWFQDDNIHMLMQSIGGAGQISWWQGLVESFFSTSASGAERLELASTWRGTDIADWKGVDVNGENAGSQKGNEGATEQHSIKLSEDGRVTILGQQDADAERVVETSITNGVLLAANTEVAVLLGSNDNKLLLVDILDGYVEHCQVLDLPARSAQCVVLGPRQSMVAIAYDNSVDVFAQGKYREGDDTKQSWHHIRRMSVAHTGLDITGLAWRSDGTLAVTAGTALFAADVNTPLNELQEETRQLLDANEEDKTMQLPSLASQLSRPLPVWHPTTIERLVLHGHARSAVSLVKRLASKLKFWGPGDDLDLVLEEDIDTLLTQDDTHKSWIDNEVADDLKEQLEEKHLPAITRSDQRRLEHVIHTLLYLRDHVKGLDQNALWYLFSWKLQLLLHEDSFGQANGIVKENPGSDNSDAFVPEMSWREITFAYHSTSQQPLLDILILHHDNKITWDIARRLGIMSWLTDREALLQVFEQMAQTAYRSSSPPDPVNAAVYYLALHKKQTLLALWRIATWHREQRSTTNFLKKDFTQPDARTAAKKNAYALMGKRRFHYAAAFFLLADDAADACNVLAGQCDDVQFAVSVARLYSGDGSDVLHKLLVDRVIPDAKQAGNRWLVSWCHSVLLEKRRAAESLVEPLDGMVKTWEQDDPALILLYKQLRKTPSEHEPSAVARSARILGRMGLSLLGIDLTKNWIFAQPDPISSGETNGITNGFHASLPDRTIPEPESPRAELIEPPSLLDSFTRPEPTRSTSKDDQAAREAKAAELLAKLKARKNASAPEPEQKADEEKTKKREPTQFKEPDANSLLDSFGF, encoded by the coding sequence ATGCCATCCACCTCTCCTGGCACCGCGCCTACTGCTTTCGCGGAGATTCTGCCCGGCACGCCCACAGAATCGCTGCAGGCCACGACGATATTTGTGTATCGCTTCAAGCGCTACATTGCTTATATCTCCGGCCAGCAACTCAACATCTTGTCCGGACCCAGCACGCTCGTTCAGGCACTCACATTCCCTCATGAGCTAGTTGCAGTCGCAGCAGACGCGAAATCTGGCAAGCTGCTCGTGGCTGGAAAGAAGCAGGCATGGATACTGGAGCCCGTGGCTGAGGGCTGGACAAGGCTATGGTGGGAAAaggcattgctgctgcgccatAAGAGTGGAGAGGAGGAAACATGGTCGATATGCTGGAGCAATGAGGGCGAAGCGTTGCTTGCGGGGAACACGTCTATCACTCTGTTCTCCACCTTGCCTACGTCGCGAACCAGCTCGCCAAGGACTTCCGCAGTAGACGACGTAACAGTGGAAGAGCGTAGACCATTGTGGTCGAAGCCTGTTGCGAGGCCTGTGCAGCAGGCAGCGTGCAGCCCGAGCTCCACTTTGATTGCAACTCGAGCCCGTTATGATCGCCTTGTCAAAATATGGAGACGTCTGTCGTTCGAGGAAGGCTTGTTCGACCACACCTACCTGCCACATCCCGCTGTGGTGACCCATTTGGAGTGGCGCCCACTTGACGAGCACTCTGACATTCGGAGAGGCAGTGCAATCAGTAGGCGGCACGATGAGGAGCACGAAGTCCTGTTCACTGTAGCCGCTGATGGCGTGCTACGGATATGGCGCACCGGTGGTACACATGAACTGGATGTGCTAGTCCTGCATACGTCTATCGACTTGGTGGCAGCCATACCGGACTCGCCAAGTATCAGCGCTAGCGGCAAGCAATTCGTCACCAAACCTCCACGATGTGTTGTGATTTTGCCTTCAGATCAGTTCTCGGCTGCCCTCAATGCCGCCATTGGTCTGTCGCTGGATAACAAGATCAGCCATGCCAAAGAGCTTATGAAAGAGCTTGTTTCGAAAGAACTAGATGTGATCATTGTTCTCGATGGTCAAGGACGAATGTCCGCCTGGGGCCTTCACAGCGTTGGACACAAACGACGACCGGGAACTCCCACTGCTGTACAGCCATTCCACATTGCTCACACCGAGGGCTTACCTCTGAGGCTACCACCGGATACTCCTGCTTTGCCGTTCGCATGGTTTCAAGATGACAACATACACATGCTCATGCAGAGCATCGGTGGTGCTGGTCAGATCTCGTGGTGGCAAGGCCTGGTCGAGAGCTTCTTCTCAACCTCGGCGTCAGGTGCTGAACGATTGGAGTTAGCAAGTACTTGGCGTGGCACCGACATCGCCGACTGGAAAGGTGTTGATGTAAATGGAGAGAACGCAGGGTCACAGAAGGGCAATGAAGGGGCGACCGAGCAACACTCAATCAAACTGTCTGAAGACGGCAGGGTCACCATCCTTGGGCAGCAGGATGCTGATGCGGAACGTGTTGTTGAAACAAGTATCACAAATGGCGTTTTGCTGGCGGCCAACACCGAAGTTGCAGTACTTCTCGGCTCTAATGACAACAAGCTTCTGCTCGTAGACATTCTCGACGGGTATGTTGAGCATTGCCAGGTCCTCGATCTGCCCGCGCGTAGCGCCCAATGCGTCGTACTGGGGCCAAGACAGAGCATGGTAGCGATTGCATATGATAACAgcgtcgatgtcttcgcccAAGGAAAATACAGAGAAGGAGACGATACCAAGCAGTCATGGCACCACATTCGACGCATGTCAGTGGCTCATACTGGTCTTGATATCACTGGACTGGCATGGCGGTCAGACGGTACTCTGGCTGTCACAGCAGGCACTGCCTTGTTCGCAGCTGATGTCAATACTCCTCTCAATGAGCTGCAGGAAGAGACGCGTCAGCTGCTAGACGCCAACGAAGAGGACAAAACAATGCAACTGCCGTCCTTGGCGTCGCAGCTGAGCAGGCCTCTTCCTGTCTGGCATCCGACCACCATCGAACGGCTTGTATTACACGGCCATGCTCGATCGGCGGTATCATTGGTCAAGAGACTGGCTTCCAAACTGAAGTTCTGGGGACCAGGAGACGACTTGGATTTGGTGCTTGAAGAAGATATCGACACGCTCCTCACGCAAGATGACACGCACAAAAGCTGGATTGATAATGAAGTCGCAGATGATCTTAAGGAACAGCTCGAGGAAAAGCACTTACCAGCAATCACGCGAAGCGACCAGAGACGTCTCGAACATGTTATTCATACTCTACTCTACCTGCGCGATCACGTCAAAGGACTGGACCAAAACGCTTTGTGGTACCTCTTCTCATGGAAATTGCAACTCCTGCTTCACGAAGACAGCTTCGGTCAAGCCAATGGCATTGTGAAGGAAAATCCAGGCTCTGACAACAGTGATGCATTTGTGCCTGAGATGTCCTGGCGCGAGATCACCTTTGCATACCACAGCACTTCGCAGCAGCCTCTGCTTGACATTCTGATCTTGCACCACGACAACAAAATTACATGGGATATCGCTCGCCGTCTAGGTATCATGTCGTGGTTGACCGACCGCGAAGCATTGCTCCAAGTCTTCGAACAGATGGCTCAGACAGCATACCGTTCATCATCACCTCCAGACCCTGTCAATGCAGCAGtgtactacctagctttgCACAAGAAGCAGACACTTTTGGCTCTGTGGAGGATAGCGACATGGCATCGTGAGCAAAGATCGACAACGAACTTCCTCAAAAAGGACTTCACTCAGCCTGATGCTAGAACTgccgcgaagaagaatgcgTATGCGTTGATGGGCAAGAGACGCTTTCACTATGccgcagccttcttcctgcTTGCAGATGATGCCGCTGATGCTTGCAATGTTCTGGCAGGTCAATGTGACGATGTACAGTTTGCAGTCTCGGTTGCAAGGCTATACAGCGGTGACGGCTCTGATGTACTCCACAAGCTGCTAGTGGATCGCGTCATTCCAGATGCGAAACAAGCTGGCAATCGCTGGCTGGTCAGTTGGTGCCATAGTGTACTTCttgagaagagaagagctgCCGAGAGCCTTGTTGAGCCTTTGGACGGCATGGTGAAGACTTGGGAGCAAGACGACCCAGCATTGATCTTGCTATACAAACAGCTTCGCAAAACGCCCAGTGAGCATGAGCCTAGTGCTGTTGCGCGATCTGCGAGGATTCTAGGACGCATGGGTCTGTCACTTCTCGGAATAGATCTCACCAAGAATTGGATATTCGCACAGCCTGATCCAATCTCAAGTGGCGAGACGAATGGTATCACAAATGGCTTCCACGCATCACTGCCCGATCGCACCATTCCAGAACCCGAGTCTCCCCGCGCCGAACTCATCGAGCCGCCTTCGCTGCTCGACAGCTTCACCAGACCAGAGCCGACAAGATCTACATCAAAGGACGATCAAGCTGCACGAGAAGCCAAAGCTGCCGAGTTATTGGCGAAGCTCAAGGCGCGGAAGAATGCGTCCGCGCCGGAGCCCGAACAGAAggcagacgaggagaagacgaagaagagagaacCTACGCAGTTCAAAGAACCTGATGCTAACAGTCTGTTGGATTCGTTCGGGTTTTGA
- a CDS encoding uncharacterized protein (MEROPS:MER0001288), which yields MAALRNVIAAALLGSAIAYEQQPLLSSSGKKLPLVETEKLQDAISGDNLLARAQDLYKIAELSWHEYNHPTRVIGSAGHQATLEYIWATIAKLGDYYNLTEQNFPAYSGNVFESRLVLGDEVINNASAMSLTPPTKDNEPVHGLLVLVENSGCSASDYPASVKNNIAFIKRGQCAFGDKSLNAGKAGALAAVIYNNENGTLHGTMGTPDPQHVATFGISLEEATPTLDKLKSGKEVDAIAYIDAVVSTIRTQNIVAQTRDGDPDNCVMLGAHSDSVPEGPGINDDGSGTISLLEVARELTNYTVNNCVRFAWWAAEEEGLVGSNFYSSTLPEEENLKVRLFMDYDMMGSPNFAYQIYNATNDESPVGSEQLRDLYVDWYKKHGLNYTFIPFDGRSDYDGFIRAGIPAGGIATGAEGIKTKEEAKIFGGKAGDWYDPCYHQLCDDVGNVNVTAWVVNTKLIAHSVATYAVSLDDFPKRTDAEVMKGSVYVQNTKYRGSRLFI from the coding sequence ATGGCTGCACTGAGAAATGTCATCGCTGCAGCGCTGCTGGGCAGTGCTATAGCATACGAGCAGCAGCCTCTGCTCTCATCGAGCGGCAAGAAACTACCACTGGTCGAGACCGAGAAGCTACAGGATGCTATCAGTGGCGATAACCTGCTGGCCAGAGCACAGGATCTATACAAAATCGCTGAGCTATCATGGCATGAATATAATCACCCCACACGCGTCATCGGCAGTGCTGGTCACCAAGCCACTCTCGAATATATCTGGGCGACAATCGCAAAGCTGGGCGATTACTACAACCTCACCGAGCAGAACTTCCCCGCTTACTCTGGCAATGTGTTTGAATCACGACTGGTTCTGGGAGATGAAGTCATTAACAATGCTTCGGCCATGAGCTTGACACCTCCGACTAAGGATAACGAACCTGTACATGGGCTTCTGGTTCTGGTGGAGAATAGTGGTTGCTCCGCATCGGACTATCCGGCGTCTGTCAAGAACAACATTGCATTTATCAAGCGTGGACAATGCGCCTTTGGTGACAAGTCGCTAAATGCTGGCAAGGCTGGCGCTCTGGCAGCAGTCATCTACAATAATGAAAATGGCACTCTGCATGGGACCATGGGCACTCCAGATCCGCAACACGTTGCAACCTTTGGCATTTCCCTCGAGGAGGCTACCCCAACGCTGGATAAGCTGAAGTCTGGCAAAGAAGTAGATGCGATTGCGTACATCGATGCCGTCGTCAGCACTATCCGCACTCAGAACATTGTTGCTCAGACCAGGGATGGTGATCCAGACAACTGTGTGATGCTTGGCGCTCACTCTGACTCTGTCCCTGAAGGACCCGGTATCAATGACGATGGAAGCGGGACAATTTCTCTGCTAGAAGTGGCCAGAGAGTTGACAAATTACACTGTCAACAATTGCGTTCGCTTTGCCTGGTGggcagcagaggaggaaggacTGGTCGGCTCGAACTTTTATTCGTCCACCTTGCCCGAGGAGGAGAACCTCAAAGTCCGCCTGTTCATGGACTATGACATGATGGGTAGCCCAAACTTCGCGTACCAGATCTACAACGCTACTAATGACGAGAGTCCGGTCGGAAGTGAACAGCTCAGAGACCTCTATGTCGACTGGTACAAGAAGCATGGACTGAATTACACATTCATTCCATTCGACGGACGCTCGGACTACGATGGCTTTATCCGAGCAGGCATCCCAGCCGGAGGAATTGCAACTGGCGCTGAAGGTATCAAGACGAAAGAAGAGGCGAAGATCTTCGGCGGCAAAGCTGGAGATTGGTATGATCCATGCTACCACCAGCTCTGTGACGATGTCGGTAACGTGAATGTGACTGCATGGGTTGTTAACACAAAGCTCATCGCGCACTCGGTTGCTACATATGCTGTTAGCCTTGATGACTTTCCAAAGAGAACCGACGCTGAAGTCATGAAGGGCAGTGTGTATGTGCAGAACACTAAGTATCGTGGCAGCAGGTTGTTCATCTGA
- a CDS encoding uncharacterized protein (MEROPS:MER0017177): protein MNHLKQKSHQAPSGVKYNYYTSPAQDNKPTILLCHGCPDSSDLWADLTRDYLVPNGFGVLVPDLIGYGLSDKPDDINLYALDSICKDIISILDAEKLEKVVTLGHDFGAFVSSKLITYHPDRISGLITLGTAHAPPSPEPFDFEKIRQMQEQYLGYCSGWYFPLFTSDKGYELMDAHVDRMFTALHGGGERMKQVCCYPNAFENWLKDGSDGTEAVLPYAQSGEFRKQWIGRLERDGFRAPMLWYKGVVKSLTLQRDQQALEAGNHVVKVPYLFIAALKDPLAPAVAIEGLKAQGLLPEVTVKEVQASHWLMLEKPQETGEAIVSWLKERY, encoded by the coding sequence ATGAACCACCTCAAGCAGAAATCTCACCAAGCGCCAAGCGGAGTCAAGTACAACTACTATACATCCCCAGCTCAAGACAACAAACCAACAATTCTCCTGTGCCACGGCTGTCCAGATTCCTCAGACCTCTGGGCGGACCTGACCCGAGACTATCTCGTACCCAACGGCTTCGGCGTACTCGTGCCTGATCTCATCGGCTATGGCCTCTCAGACAAACCCGACGACATCAACCTCTATGCTCTAGACTCCATCTGCAAAGACATAATCTCCATCCTCGACGCCGAGAAACTAGAAAAAGTAGTAACACTCGGCCACGACTTCGGAGCATTTGTGTCCAGCAAATTGATCACATACCACCCAGACCGCATCTCTGGCCTGATCACCCTCGGAACAGCTCACGCTCCTCCTTCGCCCGAGCCATTTGATTTCGAGAAAATTCGCCAAATGCAGGAGCAGTATCTGGGATATTGCTCAGGCTGGTATTTCCCACTCTTCACATCTGATAAAGGTTACGAATTGATGGATGCGCATGTGGATAGGATGTTCACTGCTTTGCACGGAGGTGGAGAAAGGATGAAACAGGTTTGCTGTTATCCTAATGCCTTCGAAAACTGGTTGAAAGATGGAAGTGATGGTACAGAGGCTGTTCTTCCATATGCTCAGAGCGGAGAGTTTCGCAAGCAGTGGATTGGCAGACTTGAGAGGGACGGATTTCGCGCGCCGATGTTGTGGTATAAGGGAGTTGTCAAAAGTTTGACGCTACAGCGAGACCAGCAGGCATTGGAGGCTGGCAATCACGTTGTGAAAGTACCGTACTTGTTTATTGCAGCTTTGAAGGATCCGCTTGCGCCGGCTGTCGCGATCGAAGGTCTGAAGGCACAAGGTCTTTTACCAGAGGTGACTGTGAAGGAAGTACAAGCAAGTCATTGGCTGATGCTCGAGAAGCCACAAGAGACTGGTGAAGCAATTGTGAGTTGGCTGAAAGAGAGGTACTGA
- a CDS encoding uncharacterized protein (BUSCO:EOG09263C4C): MAATTPTALPEVLSEFEAASNAALNGLPAADAILPPEDGITLFDTKNEIFLAYLQALALRNLNVIRSVKAGSDVHKAQSLSDEITKKLIEQRVYLERGVGPLEKKLKYEVDRVVKVADEEERNITQKLQQAVKANGHAREKEGGSVSGESGSDSDSDGDGGLAGDADAFIRPDSSKLFGDKGPQSTDAVSAAREKSASDGVYRPPRISATAMPTTERREKKERGPGRSATLDEYVSTELSAAPLAQPSIGSNLAAGGRTSKNARQMKEEAERRDYEETHLTRLPAMSKKERAKKGLGRARDGGFGGEEWSNIGASLDRIGDLTKRKGKDSALDKSRKRRAVEDGPRGDGIGASFDTKKRRLAKKGRI, from the coding sequence ATGGCCGCAACGACACCGACAGCGCTACCTGAGGTGCTGTCCGAGTTCGAAGCAGCTTCAAATGCAGCACTGAACGGGCTTCCTGCAGCGGATGCGATTCTACCACCGGAAGACGGGATCACACTGTTCGATACGAAGAACGAGATCTTCCTCGCATATTTGCAAGCGCTCGCACTGAGGAATCTGAACGTCATCCGCAGCGTAAAAGCCGGTAGTGATGTGCACAAGGCGCAGAGCTTAAGTGATGAGATCACTAAGAAATTGATCGAGCAGAGAGTGTACCTCGAACGAGGCGTGGGCccgctggagaagaagctcaagtaTGAAGTCGATCGAGTGGTGAAGGTggctgatgaggaggaacGAAATATCACTCAAAAGCTGCAACAGGCGGTCAAGGCAAATGGGCATGCGAGGGAGAAAGAGGGTGGAAGTGTGAGCGGGGAATCTGGTTCAGACTCAGACTCGGACGGTGATGGGGGCCTTGCCGGCGACGCAGATGCATTTATTCGTCCCGACTCATCGAAATTGTTCGGAGACAAAGGCCCGCAATCAACGGATGCTGTCTCTGCAGCTCGGGAAAAGAGTGCTTCAGATGGTGTCTACCGCCCGCCACGAATCTCGGCCACGGCCATGCCCACAACCGAGCGGCGGGAAAAGAAGGAGCGAGGTCCCGGACGGTCTGCAACTCTCGACGAGTATGTCTCGACAGAGTTGTCTGCGGCGCCACTCGCGCAGCCTAGCATCGGCTCGAATTTGGCAGCTGGCGGCAGAACGAGCAAGAATGCAAGACAGATGAAAGAAGAGGCCGAGAGAAGAGATTATGAGGAGACACACTTGACACGTCTGCCGGCTATGAGCAAGAAAGAGCGCGCGAAGAAGGGCCTAGGTAGAGCAAGGGACGGAGGCTTCGGCGGAGAAGAATGGAGCAACATAGGTGCCAGCTTGGATCGTATTGGAGACCTGACGAAGCGAAAGGGCAAGGATAGTGCACTGGACAAGAGTAGGAAGCGAAGAGCTGTGGAGGATGGACCACGTGGCGATGGCATTGGCGCAAGCTTTGACACGAAAAAGAGAAGACTGGCAAAGAAGGGCAGGATTTGA
- a CDS encoding uncharacterized protein (CAZy:GH53) has protein sequence MRVPNFLLAALSATTAVSAAAPKRPYFYKGHDLSSLKILEEGGAVYKDTARGNATRPAEDILGDGGMNTVRLRLWVDPTVPFDGGYYQSYDLEYVLSIAKRFHKKGYKIYLDYHFSDYWADPQKQWQPVAWPTTLKPLAKTLRGYVSESLQAFHKAGVDLALVSLGNEIRNGMIWPLGRVSVTVEPESARIANFTGLATLYKAARNGVDDAVKAGLRKPQVMIHIDNGYDLSLQQRWFGALVGTGIVKTSDWDIFGFSIYPFYGTSATLANLKTTVNWVANKYKKPIQVVETDWPAICTGEGVPTLSEPSIPASVEGQLEWVGKVIDVVKEIPRGLGQGVHYWEPAWLNNTGLGSACQDAILFDADWSTFPNVTAYSRESVNMFKGV, from the exons ATGAGGGTTCCAAATTTTCTGCTCGCCGCCTTGTCGGCAACAACAGCTGTATCGGCCGCAGCGCCAAAGCGGCCGTACTTTTACAAAGGCCATGATCTGTCATCGCTGAAGATTCTTGAAGAGGGCGGCGCCGTATACAAGGACACTGCTCGAGGCAATGCAACCAGGCCAGCAGAGGATATCCTTGGAGATGGTGGCATGAATACCGTTCGGTTACGGCTCTGGGTGGACCCAACAGTGCCATTCGATGGAGGAT ACTACCAATCCTACGATCTCGAATACGTCCTATCAATCGCCAAGCGTTTCCACAAAAAGGGCTACAAAATCTACCTCGACTACCATTTCTCCGACTACTGGGCAGACCCACAGAAGCAATGGCAACCTGTCGCTTGGCCAACAACTCTCAAGCCTCTCGCAAAGACACTCCGTGGCTACGTCTCTGAGAGTCTCCAAGCTTTCCACAAAGCTGGCGTCGATTTGGCATTGGTCAGTCTTGGCAACGAAATCCGCAATGGTATGATCTGGCCTTTGGGCAGAGTGAGTGTGACTGTCGAGCCTGAATCTGCTCGTATTGCCAATTTCACTGGCCTTGCGACACTTTACAAAGCTGCGCGAAATGGCGTCGATGATGCTGTTAAAGCTGGACTGCGGAAGCCACAAGTCATGATTCATATCGACAATGGCTACGATCTTTCGCTACAGCAACGCTGGTTTGGTGCTCTTGTGGGTACTGGCATTGTCAAGACTTCAGACTGGGATATCTTCGGGTTCAGTATCTATCCCTTCTATGGCACTTCTGCGACCTTGGCAAACTTGAAGACAACTGTGAACTGGGTCGCcaataagtataagaagcCCATTCAAGTCGTGGAAACGGACTGGCCAGCGATTTGTACAGGAGAAGGCGTACCGACGCTCAGCGAGCCTAGCATTCCTGCTAGTGTTGAAGGCCAGCTCGAGTGGGTTGGGAAGGTCATTGATGTCGTCAAGGA GATCCCGAGAGGTCTCGGGCAGGGTGTTCATTACTGGGAGCCTGCGTGGTTGAACAATACTGGTCTTGGCAGTGCCTGTCAGGATGCCATCTTGTTCGATGCTGATTGGAGCACGTTCCCGAACGTGACGGCGTATAGCAGAGAGAGCGTCAATATGTTCAAAGGGGTGTAA